CGAAAATATGTAAGTTTCTATTATAAGAAATCATTTTTGCTAGTCGTAAGAGCATCCAAAATATACGGGCGGACCTTTGATTATGTACGACTGTCTAGGTCCAATGGCGGCTATGATTGTGTGCGGGGAGAACATCCGCACAAGGCCCGTGATTTCGAGTGGCATgcggatttaaaaaaaaaaccgatatatatgtgtgtgtgtgtatggttatttaatttttaaatagtaaacacataccgATTTCAATATAGATCCATTTACAAATCatatggtttagaatttagctCACTTGACATTAGGTTTATTGAGCCCAATATTAATTAGATTttctttttaaataataataaaatattacgaAATGTCATATTTTTTTCAAACTcgaacagggtacgtgaattGTTAGAAACGTCTATGTCTGTCTAATTAATGTTGCGACTTTATGAGGTTTTTCTTTGATGTGTTCGatatttttggagtttttttCCTTTTGATGACTAGACTGCTGTTGTTGTCATGCTCATGTTTGTGACCTTTTCTTTACTTTCTATTGACTATTGTGGCCTCTGCTTTATAGGCTTAAGGCTTGCCTACTGATGTATTTTAGTTGAGTACATGAGTTTTTTAATGAACCATTGGTGCCGTCCAAAAAGATACTCAACCATGAAACAAACTTTGAGCATGCACAAAGATGACCTAACTTTTAATTGTGAGGACTTTGCATGGCCCGCTAGTAGAGTCCGTACAAAAGGTTCGATCATTGGGCCCATGATCCTTATTTTATACCTCTAAATAAGCATTTTTGGTCATAGTTGCACATAATTATACTACTTAAATTAGCAATATGAAGATTAAATAATTGAGTTAATTACAAAATTGCAAATCATGGGTAGTAGAAAGATTTCAGCACGTCACATTTAGGCTATGGGGTTTGGGGTGGTGGATTGGATCATGGATTGCCATGCGGGATGTGGTTCTCATGGTACAATCCCTCCCCTCAAACCATGATGGTTTGCATAGTTTAATCCATAGCAACCATGACCCTCTTTCAATTAATTAGGGGATTTTAATTGGCGGGAGCGGATAGTAAGGGTCATGGTCCATACCATATAAGGTGGTGAATTAGGATGGTGGATAAGGGTGTGGTGACATGGTGGTGACGAGGAAGGTGATGACGGTCATTTGAGTTATAACCACACCACATGGCCTTGCAAGATTTTGGTTGATTTTTATTATTCAAATGTCAAGATATCTCTCTATTATAATACATCAAAAGGATTTTGGCTGAGGTGTCAACACCACAAGCCATCCTTTCTCTATCTCTCCTACATGTCAATCCCAGGCTTCTTCTTGTCCACGTGTCCCTTCCTCCTTTTTTCGgttatttctatttttttaaacaattgcTAAAGGTCGACCATTAATGAGGCAGACAAAATGCAGTttctccccctctctctctctctctcttcctgcAAGTCAATGCAACCTTCCAAAACCCAATTGTCTAGAGAGGAAAGGTTCCTTCCTTCTTTTCTTCCCCCAGGAGCCCAACAATCGCTCCTCCTTCCTTTACAATGTTTAATACAGTCAGACATACCAAAGAAGTAGGGCATCGCCTCTTCTTTTCTTCCCTTCTGAACCATTATTACTCTTAAGGAGTAAGAATGGTGTTTTTGTGCAAACCCCCCTCAGTCAAACAATAGAAATGGCGCACAAATGAAATCTCAAATCttctaaattcaaatttcaaatccCTGCAATAAAGTCACACCTTCTACACTCTATCAATGTTCTAAATTTTGAGAATGAGGCCTCAGGTAATTTGCGTTTTCGTTTTCATATTTGGTTATTCTAATTTGCTATTTTGATTTATGTTTTTAAGCTGTTCATGATGCAGGTTGTTTTTGCATATCAATATTCTATATAATCCACGTCTCTGTTCTTCATCTCTCTGAGGTATGAATTTTTATCCCCTCTCATCCCCAAATCCCCATACGTTCACTACTTTCATCTATAGAGAGAGAACCAGagaaaaagaagagagagagagagagagagcggggAGAGAGAGCAACGATCCTTCCCTCAAAATCGTTGATGTTCCAGAAATTGTTGTTCAAGTGCTTGATCTGAAACCAACAGGTATTGGTTTGTGTGTTTCATCTAGGGTTTTGGTATTTTGGGTATACCTTTTGATTTGTGTGTTTGATTTTGGGGGTGGTTGAGTGTTTGTTATGATTTAGGGTGATGAAGATGACAGAGATGGTGGTTGGAGCTATAGCCGTGATTCCTATCAGCTAGGGTTTCCGGCGAAGAAGGTAACACTCTCTTGCCCTAATAGTTAAGCGAGGTCAAAATCCAATTTTTCTTTATATATTATTTGTGTGCTTAGGTTGAATCTATTGTTTTCCTTCCAAGTTATGCTATTCAAAATTAAAATAAGACTACAAATTGGTTTCGGGTTTTTCAAATCGCTGCTATCCGGAAGCACCTAATCATGGCATTCAAGAGCTTTCAACGGCTCATTTAGTGAACAGATTGATAATCTTCTTTGTTTGACAAGTGAGTAGATGCTCAAATTGTCTAATCTTTATTGGTGATTTTTTTTATAGATTCAACAGATCCATTTGTTGaaagtttttttatatagttTCACGCATATAGCATTTAAAACACCATCAGGACTAGGACCACTAGCCTACCGTGATTCAGGACTTGGAGTAAAAATGGTAGCAAAATGGACTTGACAGAATCTGTTGTTCATACATTAGTAATTCAGTAATTCACATGTGTAACCCTAATCAAATACATTTACATCCCACTAAAGTAGAGTTGTGTACAGATCAATATTTTGATGGTCCACAAAACTATAAATTACTTCTTTTAATGGGTTTTTTTTTACTTGTGGGTTTTCATATATTCATCACTATGAAGATATGAACTATTATTACCTTTAAACATtatcttttttttaataaactatgGTGTTTTTATGCCCTATGATGATGAATGCTTTACACATTTAATTTGATGTTTCTTTTGTCATTAGGTCGATCAAACAAAGACAAAATGGTCCCCGGTTTTCTTGCTTGCCTCAAAATGAATGCCATCGTATGCAAGTATGTTTAGcaatttatttgttttttttataacttttatatacttagACTAATTTATGTGATAAATAACTACATTCATATTTATACAGATATTGCCTAAAGACTACCACTTTTGTACTAGAATTAGATAATTAGTTGTGATGAAACATTGAAACTTTTAGTAGGTAATGGTGTTTGGGTGTTCTTATGTCTTTTGAGGCTGTGATGGTAGcttatcgctattcgctatttagcatataggtaccttatcgctattcgccattaacaactatagGTTAAGTGAGAAAATTTTATTATTGGTAGAAGTAATATATGCAACTATTTGACCCCTTAATACCTAGATAATCATATGCAATGTTTATTTATCGAGACCGCGATAATGAGATGGTCATTTTAACCGTGCATGACTTAATGAGATTACCGTATTGTtgagttatgttttcttgatgTACACTTACTAAGTTGGAAGCATGATTGGTTGGTTGATACTTTTTTGTAATGTTTGAATTAATATCCTATTTTGAGAATGATTATGTATACGGATATTTGATGATGCTGTTTGTAGTCTTATGTGTGCATGATTATCTTTTGGATTTATATATATGTAGTGAGAGAAGCCAGAAATGAAGGTGGGCGTGGCGGGCGTGGTGGTCGTGGGTACGGTCGTGGTGGGCGTGGAAGTGGTGGATACAATAGAGATTCGGCCAACAATGAGGGTTCGTTTGGTAACCATGGTATCGAAGAGTCTGATGGAAAGTCTTCTGAGAGACGTGGTGGTGGTTATGGTGGTCCTCATGGCGGTTTTCGTGGTGACCGTCGTGTGTCTTTTGCtaatggtgatggtggtgaggaTGGAGAACGTCCACGTAGGACATATGAACGTCATAGCGGCACAGGGCGTGGGTaaaatctttttctttttatttttaatctgaAATTATGgatacaatttttttaaaaattcatGTTTTGAACTATCATCGTTTTATCGGCTTAACGTgatttttttcattttatgtGCAGGAATATATTCAAGCGCGAGGGAGCGGGCCGTGGGAACTGGGGAACTCAGGCTGATGAAATCAACCAGTATTTTTTCTACTTACCCAactgttttgttttttttatgaaataaTATTTGTTTTTGTAAGATTCTTATAATTTATTCTGTCACAGGGAGATTCAAGAAGAGGTGGTTGAAAACGAGAAAAACGTGGCGTTTGATAGGCCCGATCCCGAGGAAGACACAGCTGATGTGAAAAACGACATGGCTAATGAACGTGTCGAGGAGCCTGAGAATAAAGTGAAAACTTAATTTATGCTCGTCTTGACTTTGTAACGGTTTTATTAATGATTCTGAACATTTGACGATGCAAATTTGTTGGATATGTTGTGATGCAGGAAATGACGCTTGAAGAATACCAGAAGGTTTTAGAAGAGAAGCGGAAAGCTCTGGAAGCACTCAAGACCGAAGAACGGAAGGTGGAAGTTGACAAAGAGCTTGCATCCATGCAGCAACTCTCAAACAAGAAAACTAATGATGACATTTTTGTCAAATTGGTGAGTAATTTTTTTTATACGAGGGTTTTACAAGTTACTTTCATGAGCTCTTTTAATTGTAGTAACTTTAACAGATTTGGAATTGTTTTATAGGGTTCTGATAAAGATAAACGTAAAGAGATTGCTGAAAAAGAAGAACGCGCTAAGAAGGTAATCCTATGTTGTTTCGACTTCTATTGTCGATCAAACTTTTCAATTCTTAGTTTTATTTGAACATGCTAAGAACGTATTTGTGGTTACAGTCACTCAGCATCAACGAGTTTTTGAAACCTGCCGAAGGTGAACGGTATTACGCCCCAGGCAGCCGTGGGCGTGGGCACGGCAGTAGAGGCAGCGGTCGTTTTAACCAAGGCGGTGGTTCAAGCTATGCACACGAAGCTCCCAAAATCGAGGATCCTAGATAGTTATTAACTTTTAACTGGA
This is a stretch of genomic DNA from Helianthus annuus cultivar XRQ/B chromosome 16, HanXRQr2.0-SUNRISE, whole genome shotgun sequence. It encodes these proteins:
- the LOC110915354 gene encoding RGG repeats nuclear RNA binding protein A; this encodes MPSYAMREARNEGGRGGRGGRGYGRGGRGSGGYNRDSANNEGSFGNHGIEESDGKSSERRGGGYGGPHGGFRGDRRVSFANGDGGEDGERPRRTYERHSGTGRGNIFKREGAGRGNWGTQADEINQEIQEEVVENEKNVAFDRPDPEEDTADVKNDMANERVEEPENKEMTLEEYQKVLEEKRKALEALKTEERKVEVDKELASMQQLSNKKTNDDIFVKLGSDKDKRKEIAEKEERAKKSLSINEFLKPAEGERYYAPGSRGRGHGSRGSGRFNQGGGSSYAHEAPKIEDPR